A genomic window from Montipora capricornis isolate CH-2021 chromosome 8, ASM3666992v2, whole genome shotgun sequence includes:
- the LOC138013957 gene encoding uncharacterized protein — protein MWDSAASLCFITNEKAKAEKLQGKEVELTITKVGGETEKLQTYKYNLPLIDLKGDQVILEVYGIDKITNDIQGIESTFIASMFNNVLQKDINRPEGKVDVLIGYQYAAYHPQKEQNKGHLLLLENRFGKCVGGSHPMIKETTQRLNEIVDAKIHLVDTFSINDFYQIENLGIECKPKCGGCKCGKCAIGSKNYSLREERELHLIENNLKYDKENKRWITQYPWVKDPNDLPDNRRVAVAKLISTEKRLAKNKKHAETYELQIQDMLDRNVARKLIPEELATYRGPIHYISHHEVLKPDSKTTPVRIVFNSSANFMGHVLNEYWAKGPDLLNSLIGILIRFRENEIAFIGDVRKMYHTVYTKELDQHTHRFLWRNMDTTRQPDTYVIQRVSFGDKPSGGIATVAMRKTAEFGHQEFPEATKTIINNSYMDDIIDSVNNKERAKSITRQIESVLEKGGFQMKEWIYSDDQLASEETILPSPTEKVLGITWNPSTDQLQFKVKMSLSPKKKRKTTHPILENSISNLLDSLTKRAILSQVNSIYDPLGLAGPFTIRAKILMRELWIKEPNIGWDETIPPDYKRTWSTFFKDMNEMNSVINKRCLKPENCEGDPILVIFSDGSKDAYGACAYIRWHTTDGEYDSQLLLSKNRLAPLKNISIDRIELCAAVINKRLKQTILNECRYKFEHIYHIVDSQIVHAMIRKETYGFNTFAATRVGEIQEGTQISDWYWIPGENNIADWLTRGKSPNDIGMDSKWQKGPPFLKQPESEWPISQCITKQPLPDTITQGIANVITATEPQDTIATRINIQRYSSYTKLLRVTARILAIYKKSPTTSFKNATKQLLYEDILTAETFWIIQVQQEMDSDIQQGRYKRLCVRQREDQIYVVGHRTQRWVEMSYNKSELILLSYKHRFSRLYVEYIHQMGHLGVSATACKVRAKFWIVKLHKLVKSIKSKCVTCRKIEKKTNQQVMGQLPEERLKPSPAWNSTAIDLFGPFKIRDEVKKRTFGKAYGVIFNCLSSRAVHIDIAPDYSTETFLMVFRRFVSLRGYPTQLYSDNGPQLVSANNELINITKNFNQEQLQTFGVVEGFQWKFTPADAPWQNGISEALIKTVKRALTLAIGDNTLTFSELQTVCYEVANLVNERPIGRHPTSPEDGTYLSPNDLLLGRSSSRIPSGPFKEHLTLRQRFEFVQSIINRFWKKWISDYFPSLIIRQKWHTATRNVRVGDIVLVADSNVVRGEWKLARVSETFPGKDGQVRKVTLKYKNPRPREPIRQYKGNGFVTIDRPVHKLVVLVPIEEQNS, from the coding sequence ATGTGGGACAGCGCCGCATCCCTCTGCTTCATAACAAACGAGAAGGCAAAGGCAGAGAAACTACAAGGCAAAGAAGTAGAACTAACCATCACAAAGGTCGGAGGCGAAACCGAGAAACTACAAACCTACAAGTACAATCTACCGTTGATAGATCTGAAAGGAGATCAAGTTATCCTCGAAGTATACGGGATCGACAAAATAACAAACGATATTCAGGGTATCGAATCAACGTTCATCGCGAGTATGTTTAACAACGTACTTCAAAAGGACATAAATCGTCCAGAAGGAAAGGTCGATGTGTTAATTGGATATCAGTATGCAGCATACCACCCACAGaaggaacaaaacaaaggtcatcTGCTTCTGCTGGAAAATCGTTTTGGTAAATGTGTCGGCGGTAGTCACCCAATGAtcaaagaaacaacacaacgaTTGAACGAAATTGTAGACGCAAAAATCCATCTGGTTGATACGTTCTCCATTAATGATTTTTATCAGATTGAAAATCTTGGTATTGAATGCAAACCCAAATGCGGCGGATGTAAATGTGGCAAATGCGCCATTGGAAGCAAAAATTACTCTCTGCGAGAAGAAAGGGAACTTCATCTAATCGAAAACAACCTTAAATACGACAAAGAGAACAAGAGGTGGATTACACAATATCCATGGGTTAAGGATCCAAATGATCTTCCTGATAATAGACGTGTCGCCGTGGCTAAATTGATCTCCACTGAGAAGCGTCTTGCGAAAAATAAAAAGCACGCTGAGACTTACGAATTGCAAATCCAAGACATGCTTGACCGAAATGTAGCCCGTAAACTTATACCAGAAGAATTAGCCACTTACAGAGGACCGATTCACTACATTTCTCATCATGAAGTGTTAAAACCAGACTCCAAGACAACACCAGTTCGAATCGTTTTTAACAGCAGTGCAAACTTTATGGGTCACGTGCTTAACGAATATTGGGCCAAAGGACCAGACCTGTTGAACAGTCTTATCGGCATTTTAATCAGATTCAGAGAAAATGAAATCGCTTTTATTGGTGATGTCCGTAAGATGTACCACACCGTCTATACAAAGGAGCTTGATCAACACACTCATCGATTCTTATGGAGAAATATGGACACAACAAGACAACCAGACACATACGTCATTCAACGTGTATCGTTCGGTGACAAACCATCTGGAGGGATTGCAACAGTAGCAATGCGAAAGACAGCAGAATTCGGACACCAGGAATTTCCCGAAGCTACCAAAACGATCATAAACAACAGCTACATGGATGACATAATCGATAGCGTAAACAACAAAGAACGCGCAAAATCAATAACACGCCAAATCGAGTCTGTCCTTGAAAAGGGTGGATTTCAGATGAAAGAGTGGATATACTCCGATGATCAGTTAGCAAGCGAAGAGACAATACTACCTAGCCCAACAGAAAAGGTACTTGGTATAACGTGGAATCCAAGTACAGACCAACTCCAATTTAAAGTCAAAATGAGTCTTTCACctaagaagaaaaggaaaacgacACATCCTATACTTGAAAACAGCATCTCAAACCTGTTAGACAGCCTCACCAAAAGAGCGATACTTTCACAAGTAAACAGCATATATGATCCATTAGGATTGGCTGGACCTTTCACAATACGCGCAAAAATTTTAATGAGAGAATTATGGATCAAGGAACCGAATATTGGATGGGACGAAACCATTCCACCAGATTATAAACGCACTTGGTCAACATTCTTCAAAgacatgaatgaaatgaattcaGTAATAAACAAAAGGTGTTTAAAGCCCGAGAATTGCGAAGGAGATCCTATATTGGTGATTTTCAGCGACGGCTCTAAAGACGCTTACGGAGCATGTGCATACATTCGTTGGCATACAACAGACGGTGAATACGATAGTCAACTGCTACTGTCTAAGAATCGTCTAGCACCACTCAAGAATATATCCATCGACAGGATAGAGCTTTGTGCAGCTGTCATCAATAAACGACTAAAGCAAACCATTCTAAACGAATGCAGGTACAAGTTTGAGCATATTTACCATATAGTCGACTCACAAATCGTTCATGCCATGATACGCAAAGAAACGTATGGGTTCAATACGTTTGCTGCCACTAGAGTTGGAGAAATACAAGAAGGAACGCAAATTTCAGACTGGTATTGGATACCAGGCGAAAACAACATCGCAGATTGGCTTACACGTGGAAAGAGTCCAAATGATATAGGAATGGACAGTAAATGGCAAAAGGGACCTCCTTTCCTAAAACAACCTGAGAGTGAATGGCCTATTAGTCAGTGCATTACGAAACAACCCTTACCAGACACCATTACACAAGGTATTGCTAATGTGATTACTGCTACAGAACCACAGGATACCATCGCTACTCGCATTAACATACAACGATATTcaagctacaccaagctactaaGAGTAACTGCTAGAATATTGGCAATCTATAAGAAGTCTCCTACAACATCATTCAAAAATGCAACCAAGCAACTCCTCTACGAAGACATTCTAACAGCAGAAACATTTTGGATAATTCAAGTGCAACAAGAAATGGACAGCGATATCCAACAAGGAAGATATAAACGGTTGTGTGTACGACAACGCGAGGACCAAATATATGTTGTTGGACACCGTACTCAACGCTGGGTGGAAATGAGCTACAATAAGTCTGAATTAATCTTACTTTCATACAAGCATCGTTTCTCACGTTTGTACGTCGAGTATATACATCAAATGGGACACCTCGGAGTGTCAGCTACAGCCTGTAAAGTTCGCGCAAAATTTTGGATTGTAAAGCTTCATAAGTTGGTGAAATCTATCAAATCAAAATGCGTCACGTGTAGAAAAATCGAGAAAAAGACAAACCAACAAGTTATGGGTCAACTTCCAGAAGAACGGCTGAAACCATCACCAGCATGGAACTCAACAGCTATCGATCTCTTTGGACCATTCAAAATAAGGGACGAAGTAAAGAAAAGAACTTTTGGAAAGGCTTATGGCGTTATATTTAATTGTCTATCATCAAGAGCTGTACACATAGACATCGCACCCGATTATAGTACGGAAACTTTCCTCATGGTCTTCAGAAGATTTGTTTCTTTACGGGGGTATCCAACACAGTTGTATTCAGATAACGGCCCACAGTTAGTGTCCGCCAACAATGAACTCATCaatattacaaaaaatttcaatCAGGAACAACTGCAAACTTTTGGCGTGGTGGAGGGATTCCAGTGGAAATTTACTCCAGCTGACGCACCCTGGCAAAATGGGATATCAGAAGCCCTAATCAAGACTGTAAAGCGAGCGTTAACATTGGCGATAGGAGACAACACCTTAACGTTTTCTGAGTTACAAACAGTTTGTTATGAAGTAGCTAACTTGGTCAACGAGAGACCGATAGGTCGGCATCCGACATCCCCAGAAGACGGTACCTATCTCTCCCCAAATGATTTACTACTGGGAAGATCTTCCTCAAGAATCCCAAGCGGTCCATTTAAAGAACACTTAACTTTACGACAAAGATTTGAATTCGTACAAAGCATCATCAaccgattttggaaaaaatggatCTCCGACTATTTTCCAAGTTTGATAATTCGACAGAAATGGCATACTGCCACGAGAAATGTCAGAGTAGGAGATATCGTCTTAGTTGCCGATTCCAACGTGGTCAGAGGAGAATGGAAACTCGCAAGAGTGAGTGAAACCTTTCCCGGAAAGGACGGACAAGTGAGAAAAGTCACATTGAAATACAAGAACCCGAGACCAAGGGAACCAATAAGACAGTACAAAGGTAATGGATTTGTGACTATCGACCGTCCAGTCCATAAACTGGTGGTCCTCGTTCCTATTGAGGAACAGAACTCTTGA
- the LOC138013958 gene encoding cartilage matrix protein-like, which produces MALAVSFSLGPLTEAVFRCHRKVDMALLLDGSASITRKQFAKSKKFVADLVKHFEFSNNKTNVAALTFSRYTRVGRHLNDDSSKEAVLKAIDGLTYEGSITRLDSALKLLSTEIFRRSPGARFHDKGVKKVVVVVTDGLSSRGIEITRWLTKPLKNNGVKFFSVGIANRVNRDELNEVTSQPIETHQLIRDISKSSFTKWQVDTFAREICNQK; this is translated from the exons ATGGCCCTGGCCGTATCCTTCA GTTTGGGTCCACTGACCGAAGCAGTATTTCGATGTCACCGTAAGGTAGATATGGCTCTACTTCTAGACGGTTCAGCCAGTATCACCAGAAAACAGTTTGCTAAGAGCAAAAAATTTGTCGCCGATCTTGTCAAACACTTCGAGTTTTCAAATAACAAGACAAACGTGGCTGCTTTGACGTTTAGTCGGTACACTCGCGTGGGAAGACATTTAAACGACGATTCGTCAAAGGAAGCCGTCTTGAAAGCTATAGATGGACTCACTTATGAAGGATCTATCACCAGACTTGATTCCGCTTtaaaattactttcgacagagATCTTCAGGAGATCTCCCGGAGCAAGGTTTCATGATAAAG GTGTAAAGAAAGTTGTTGTGGTCGTAACTGATGGTTTAAGCTCACGCGGTATCGAAATCACAAGATGGTTAACAAAGCCATTAAAAAACAATGGAGTGAAGTTTTTCTCCGTTGGAATTGCCAACAGAGTTAATAGAGATGAGTTGAACGAGGTGACAAGCCAACCGATAGAAACGCACCAACTAATAAGAGATATTTCAAAAAGTTCCTTCACAAAATGGCAAGTTGATACGTTTGCAAGAGAAATATGCAACCAGAAATAA